GAAGTCGTAGTGGCTGGCGGAGATGACGATTCCCTTGCTGACGAAGCCGTTGAATCCGGGGAATCCGGAAATCGAGAGCGCGGCGACGGCGAACGAGACGGCCGTAATCGGCATCTCGTGGCGGAGTCCGCCGAGTTTCTTCAGGCTCTCCTTGCCGGTGCGGTAGACGACGACGCCAGCGGTCATGAACAGCAGGCCCTTGTAGAGGATGTGGTTGAAGACGTGAGCCATCGCTCCGGCCTGCCCCAGCGCCGACCCGATGCCGACGCCCGCGACCATGTAGCCGACTTGCGACTGGATGTGGTAGGAGAGCAGTCGGCGCATGTCGTTCTGGAGCAGCGCCATCCCCGCGCCGAAGACGGCCATGATGCCGCCCATGTAGGCGATGGCGAGTTCGCCCTCGGGGAACGCGCGGTACATCCCGTACACGCCGGTCTTGGTCGTGTAGACGCAGAGGAAGACGCTCGCGGCGATGTGGGGACGCGGGTACGTGTCGGGGAGCCACGCGTGCAGGCCGACGAAGCCGACGTTGACGCCGATGCCGATGCCCGCCAAGATAGGCGCGACGGGTCCGGCCATTCCCTCGCCGGTGAACAGGAAGGTGCCGACCTCGGCGTAGTGCCAGACGATAGCGCCCATCAACAGCGTCCCGCCGACGCCGTGGAGGAGCGCGTACCGGTATCCGGCCCGGACCGCTCGGCCGCCGTAGTGCCAGACCAGCAGGGTGCTGGTGACGGCCATCAATTCCCAGAAGAACAGCAGGGTGAGCCAGTCGCCGCCGAAGACGGCTCCGAGGCTACTGGCGACGTAGCTCAGCGCGAACGCGGTCTGGCGGCTATCGGCGTCGCTCGCCCACGAGTACAGCACCCCGATTGCGCCGATGAACCCGAAGATTATCCCCATCAGCTGGGAGAATCCGTCCACGTTGAACAGCACGGCGTCGAAGACGCCGAACAGCTTCACGGGCAGGTGTTCACCGGTCGGAACGAGCCAGACGTACGGCACGACCACTGCGGTGGCGAGGACGCCAAGCGCGTGGCCGACGCGCCGCCCGACAAACGGGAGCAGAAGTGCCGCCAGCAAGACCGGAACGAACGGCGGAACGATTGGGTCCATCAGATGGTCACCCCCGTCGCTCCGGCGACGACGTGACGCACGATTCGCAGGAACACCGCGGCGTCGGGAACAACCCCGAGGACGATGGACCCCGAGGCCGCAAAGAGGATGGGGAAGAGCATGAACCACGTCGATTCCGCGCCGGTGGGCGCGCGAGTCTCCCAGCCGCCAGCGTGACCGTGGTCGCCCGAGTGGCCGTGGCTCGCGTGGTCGTCGGCGTGACTACCGCCGTCCGCGCGAACGTCGCCGCCGAACCGACCGCCGAGGACGGTCTCGATGAGCGGCTTGGGGTCCTCCTCGCCCTTCGACTCGAAGAAGGCGGCGTAGACAATCGGCCAGAAGTACGCGATGTTCAGCACGCCCGACAGCAACAGCGAACCGGTGAACACTATCTGTCCGGCCGACACCGTGCCGATGAGCAGGAAGTATTTGCTCACGAACCCGGCGACAAGCGGAATCCCGGCCATCCCGGCGGCGGCGACGGCGAACGCCGCCATCGTGAGTGGCATCCGCCTCCCGATGCCCGCCATCTCGGAGATGTCGTCGGTGTGGGTCTCGACGTGAATCGCGCCCGCGCAGAAGAACAGCGTGAGCTTCATGAACGCGTGAGCGGGGATGTGGAGTAGCCCGCCGGTCAGCGACATGGGGTGCAACACCGCCAGCCCCAACACGATGTACGACAGCTGGCTCACCGTCGAGAAGGCGAGCCGTCGCTTCAGGTTGTCCTGCCGGAGCGCGATGACGCTGGCGACCACGAGCGTGAACGCCGCGACCACCGCCAGCGGAAGCCCCATCCCGAGGTCGCCCACGAGGTCCGGACCGAACACGTCGAGGACGACCCGCGCGATGCCGAACACGCCGCTCTTGACGACCGCGACGGCGTGGAGCAGTCCCGAGACGGGCGTCGGCGCGACCATCGCGTCGGGAAGCCACGAGTGCATCGGCATCAGGGCCGCCTTCACGCCGAACCCGGCGATGAGCAGGCCGAACGCCGCCCGCGCCATCGCGGGGTCGGCCGCCGCCAACTCCGCAATGCCGCCCGGCGTGAAGTTGGTCGTCCCGGTCGTGAGGAACACCAACAGGATGCCCGCGAGTACCGCGACGCCGCCGCCGAAGGTGTACGCGAGGTACTTCCGGCCCGCGGCCCGCGCCTCCGCGGTCTCGTCGTGGGCGACCAGCGGGTAGGTCGCCACGGTCAGCAGTTCGTAGAAGACGTACAGCACGACCAGATTGTGGGCGAACGCGACGCCGACCGCCGACGCCACGCTCCCGGCGAACGCGGCGAAGTACCGCGTCTGGCCGTGTTCGTCCAGTCCGCGCATGTACCCGATGCTGTAGAGGCTAGTCACGACCCACAGCATGCTCGCCAGCAGGGCGAACAGGATGCCCAGCGCGTCGGCCCGGAGCGCGAACTCGACGCCCGGCACGAACGTGCCGAAGTCCGTGACGTACGTGTCGCCCGCGAGGACGCCGGGGACCATGCTCGCCACGACGGCGAACGTGGCTCCGGCCGCCAGCATCGTCCACGACTCCCGGACGTTCGGACGCCGGTGGGAGGCGAGGATGGGCACGGTTGCGAGGAGCGAAATCAACACCGCTGCGACCGGTCGGAGAGAGTCGATTTCTGTCATGGTTCAGGAGAGGAGACTTGTTACGGTCGGTTGGAGGTACTGTGCGTACTCGAAGACGGCCGCGCCGAGCGCCAGCGCCAGCACCGCGGCCGCGACGACGACGGCGTACATCCCGAACGAGACAGTCTCCGGGGTGGACGGCCGGTCTCCGCCGTCGGCGGCGGGCACGTCCGCACCGTCCGCGGCGATGTCCGCCTCGTCGGCGGTCGCCCCGGTCTCCTCGGGAGCGACCGGGGCCTCGCGGAAGAACATCCGTTCGACCAACCGGGCGAAGTACGCCAGCGTCAGCAGGGTGCTTCCCACGATGACCGCGGTCAGCACCCACGACCCGGTCTCGACCGCGCCGAGCGCGATGTACCACTTGCCGACGAACCCGACGGCGGGCGGAATCCCGACCATCGCCATCGCCAAGAGACCGAACACGGTCGCACCAAGGGGGACCCGGTCGGCGAGTCCCTCGTAGTCATCGACCGTTCGTGCGCCCGTCTCGGTGGCGACCAGTCCGGCCGTGAGGAACAGGCCGCCCTTCATAATCGCGTGGCCGACGAGGTGGACGAGCGCGCCCACCATCGCCATCTCGTTGACGAGCGAGATACCCGCCAGCACCAGTCCGAACTGGGCCACCGACGAGTAGGCCAGCATTCGCTTGACCTCCGTCTGGGCGACTGCAAAGACGCTCCCGGCGACGATGCTCACCGCGGCCGCCGCCGCGAGCAGGTCTTGCGCGAGCGGGTTCGCCGCGAGGAACTCGGGGGTGAAGACGGTGTAGACCACGCGGACGAGCGCGTAGGCCGAGACCGTCGAGACTAGCGCCGAGATGAACCCGCTGACCGAGTCCGGCGAGGACGCGTAGGCCTCGGGTTGCCACGTATGAAGCGGGAACACCGCGATTTTGATGAGCAGGCCGACGACGATGAAGGCGAACGCGGCCCGCACCAGCGTCGTCGTGTGGCCGACCTCGGCGAGCAGTTCGGCGAGGTGTGCCATGTTGAGCGTCCCGGTGGCGACGTACGCGTAGCCGAGACCCAACAGGAACAGCGACGCGCCGACGGTGCCGACGAGCAGATACCGGAGCGCCGCGACTGCTGACCGACCGCCCTCGCCGCTGGCGACCAACACGTACGCCGCCAGTCCCGTGATTTCGAGGAAGACGTACATGTTGAACAGGTCGCCCGTGATGCTCAGTCCGGTTAGCCCCGTGACCAACAGCATGTAGGCCGCGTAGAAGGCGTTCGAGCGCGGTCCCGCCACGCGGGCGTAGCCGAGGACGCCGAGCGAGACGACCGCGACGAGGACGAGTATCGTCGCCGACAGGCCGTCCACCACGAGTTCGATACCGTAGGGGACCTCAAAGTTGCCGACGACGTATCTGACGGTCCCCTCGAAGAACGCGCGGCGGGCGAGTTCGCCAGCGACCCCGACGTGGACCGCCGACGCGACGACGGCGACCGGCCACCCGGTCTTCGAGCGGGCCAATCCCGCGAGCAGCGCGAGAACCGACCCGACTATCGGGACGGCGACCGCGAACGGAACGAGGTCACTCATCGTTTCGCACCTCCCAGAGAACGTCCGCGTCGAGTGTTCCGTACTCGTCGTAGATGCGCACGACGAGTCCAAGCGCGACCGCGGTGAGGCTCACCCCGACCACGATGGCGGTCAGGATGAGGACGTGCGGGAGCGGGCTGACGTGCGGTGCGTCGGTCGTCAACACCGCCGGGTTCGCGCCGTCGAGGTACGCGGCCGCGATGAAGAACAGGAAGATTCCCGTCTGGAAGATGTTGACGCCGATGACCTTCTTGACGATGTTGCGATTGCCAATCATCATGTACGTGCCGACGCCCAGCAGTAGGAACGTGGCGAGGTAGTAGTATCGCGTCGTAAGTACGTCTATCACGCCGACTCACCTCCCTGCATCCCGGCCGCGATGGCGAAGAACAGGCCGGTGATGATGCCCGCGACGATGACGCCGATGAGCAACTCGACCAGTTCGATGCCGTACTTGCTCGCGTGGTGGATGCCGAACGCGGGGTAGTCGAGGAACGCGCCGCCGAGTCCGACCGTCGCCATACCGACCGACACGAACGCGAGCGTCCCGAGACCGATCAT
This genomic stretch from Halorussus pelagicus harbors:
- a CDS encoding Na(+)/H(+) antiporter subunit D; the protein is MDPIVPPFVPVLLAALLLPFVGRRVGHALGVLATAVVVPYVWLVPTGEHLPVKLFGVFDAVLFNVDGFSQLMGIIFGFIGAIGVLYSWASDADSRQTAFALSYVASSLGAVFGGDWLTLLFFWELMAVTSTLLVWHYGGRAVRAGYRYALLHGVGGTLLMGAIVWHYAEVGTFLFTGEGMAGPVAPILAGIGIGVNVGFVGLHAWLPDTYPRPHIAASVFLCVYTTKTGVYGMYRAFPEGELAIAYMGGIMAVFGAGMALLQNDMRRLLSYHIQSQVGYMVAGVGIGSALGQAGAMAHVFNHILYKGLLFMTAGVVVYRTGKESLKKLGGLRHEMPITAVSFAVAALSISGFPGFNGFVSKGIVISASHYDFPKGPFAVGDFHTLELLLLIGGVGTFLSFIKFGYYAFLRGEYDGSVKDANRGQTVAMVTVAALCVFYGIFDGALFALLPFDVTGQVVSHAYHTYTVKHLVEGFALAAIALVGFVLIKKPLEKVGGSVPDIDALYNPAAFYGTRSVVVGTTELYAAVDRVAVAVAGTATTAVQRLGHGVVTGLGGRPVELRTDIRNGVLLIVMALVVALVVVL
- a CDS encoding cation:proton antiporter is translated as MTEIDSLRPVAAVLISLLATVPILASHRRPNVRESWTMLAAGATFAVVASMVPGVLAGDTYVTDFGTFVPGVEFALRADALGILFALLASMLWVVTSLYSIGYMRGLDEHGQTRYFAAFAGSVASAVGVAFAHNLVVLYVFYELLTVATYPLVAHDETAEARAAGRKYLAYTFGGGVAVLAGILLVFLTTGTTNFTPGGIAELAAADPAMARAAFGLLIAGFGVKAALMPMHSWLPDAMVAPTPVSGLLHAVAVVKSGVFGIARVVLDVFGPDLVGDLGMGLPLAVVAAFTLVVASVIALRQDNLKRRLAFSTVSQLSYIVLGLAVLHPMSLTGGLLHIPAHAFMKLTLFFCAGAIHVETHTDDISEMAGIGRRMPLTMAAFAVAAAGMAGIPLVAGFVSKYFLLIGTVSAGQIVFTGSLLLSGVLNIAYFWPIVYAAFFESKGEEDPKPLIETVLGGRFGGDVRADGGSHADDHASHGHSGDHGHAGGWETRAPTGAESTWFMLFPILFAASGSIVLGVVPDAAVFLRIVRHVVAGATGVTI
- a CDS encoding monovalent cation/H+ antiporter subunit D family protein, with translation MSDLVPFAVAVPIVGSVLALLAGLARSKTGWPVAVVASAVHVGVAGELARRAFFEGTVRYVVGNFEVPYGIELVVDGLSATILVLVAVVSLGVLGYARVAGPRSNAFYAAYMLLVTGLTGLSITGDLFNMYVFLEITGLAAYVLVASGEGGRSAVAALRYLLVGTVGASLFLLGLGYAYVATGTLNMAHLAELLAEVGHTTTLVRAAFAFIVVGLLIKIAVFPLHTWQPEAYASSPDSVSGFISALVSTVSAYALVRVVYTVFTPEFLAANPLAQDLLAAAAAVSIVAGSVFAVAQTEVKRMLAYSSVAQFGLVLAGISLVNEMAMVGALVHLVGHAIMKGGLFLTAGLVATETGARTVDDYEGLADRVPLGATVFGLLAMAMVGIPPAVGFVGKWYIALGAVETGSWVLTAVIVGSTLLTLAYFARLVERMFFREAPVAPEETGATADEADIAADGADVPAADGGDRPSTPETVSFGMYAVVVAAAVLALALGAAVFEYAQYLQPTVTSLLS
- a CDS encoding cation:proton antiporter subunit C, which produces MIDVLTTRYYYLATFLLLGVGTYMMIGNRNIVKKVIGVNIFQTGIFLFFIAAAYLDGANPAVLTTDAPHVSPLPHVLILTAIVVGVSLTAVALGLVVRIYDEYGTLDADVLWEVRNDE